The window AAGATTTAAAATACAAGGAATTTCAGAGAAAGAGGCTTTAAAGAAGGCAGAAAAAATGGCAATTGAGGATGCAAGATATGTTCTTCCAAATGCCTGTGAAACAAAGATTATCATGACAATGAACGCAAGAGAGCTTTTACATTTTTTTAGCGAAAGGTGCTGCAGTAGAGCTCAGTGGGAGATGAGGGCTGTTGCTGACAAGATTTTAGAGCTTGTCAAAAACGTTGCGCCAAACATATTCAAATTTGCAGGACCTAAATGCATAAGACTTGGCTATTGCCCTGAAGGGAAGTTCTCTTGTGGAGAGTTTGAAAAAGTGAGAGAAAAATATCTTGGGAAAAAGAGGGAGGAAAATGAGAACTATTGAAGGCAAAAATCCTGTGAAAGAAGCACTCAAAAGCGGAGCTAAGATAACAGAGGTGTATATCTCAAATTCAGCAAAAGATAAAGAGACTGCCCAGATAATAGACCTTTGCAGACAAAGTGGGGTTGTGGTGAAATTTGTTGATAAAAGCAAAATAGATAAAATGGCGCAGACAAAAAATCCACAAGGCGTCATTGCCATTGCACACGAGTTTGAATATTGCGATACAGATGACATCTTATTTGAAGCAAAGAAGAGCGGTGAGGAGCCTTTTTTAGTTTTGCTTGATGGAATAACCGACCCACAGAACTTTGGGTCTATCATAAGGTCTGCACATTTGTGTGGGGCGCATGGAATTGTGATTGAAGCAAGGAATTCATGCCCTGTAACGCCAGCCGTTGAAAAGGCTTCTGCAGGTGCTGTTGAGTATATGAAGATTGCACGGGTTGTTAACTTAAGAAGGACTATTGAGGAACTGAAAGAGAAGGGCATATGGGTGTTTGCTGCAGATGCAAGTAGTCCGAAACCTGTTTATGAGTGTGATTTTACTATTCCAACATGTATTGTGATAGGTTCTGAAGGGAAAGGTATCTCCAGGCTTGTGAAAGAAGGAGCTGACTTTTTGATAAAAATCCCACAAAAAGGATATGTCAATTCGTTTAATGCATCTGTTGCGGCCGGTATCATATTTTTTGAGGTTTTGAAACAAAGACTTAAAGAAGGAGAAATCAAAGGTGCACTTGATGGTTGATGGATACAATTTTATAAATACATGGGAGAACTTAAGAAAAATTGCTGAAGAGGATTTGGACAGTGCACGTAAAAAGTTAATTGACATTTTAGCAGATTTTTCTGGCTACAAAGGGTATAAAATTACTATTGTGTTTGATTCACACTTAGTTAAAGGAGCTATGCGGCAAAAAGAAACCATCAGCAATGTAGAAGTAATATTTACAAAAGAGGGCGAGACAGCAGACAATTACATAGAACAATATGTTTACAAGAATAGCAAAAACGAGAAAATTGGGGTTGTAACCTCAGACTATTTAGAACAGCTAATAATCCTTGGAGATGGTGCTTTGAGAATACCTCCAAGAGAACTTATATATGAGATTGAACATTACAGAAAAGAAATTAAAAAGAAAGAAGAAGAAAAAGTGCATAAAAATGGCAGATTGGAAGATACTTTAGAAGAGGATATTATTCGCAAGCTGGAGAAGTTCAAAAAAAACCTGGAATGAGCTTGAAAGAAGCTTTAGCAATAATATATAATTATTGTGATAGGTTTTTCTTTGAATTCTTAACAAGGCTTAAAAACTTAAGGAGGCATATTGCCTTGACATTGCAAAAATGGCTTTTAAATTTTAAAGAATGTCCAGATGAGGAATTGGTTAAATATTCAAGAGAAGGAGTGAAAGAGGCTCTTGAGGAGCTTCTTTCAAGGTATCAAAACTTTGTAAAGGCAAAGTGCAGGATGTATTTTTTGATCGGAGCTGATAAGGAGGATATTTATCAAGAAGGAATGATAGGTTTGTTTAAAGCTGTGCGTGATTTTGATGAGACAAAATATCCTTCGTTTAGATTGTTTGCAGAGATGTGCATTACGCGGCAGATGATAACTGCAATCAAAACTGCCAGCAGGCAAAAACATATTCCTCTTAACACCTACATATCACTTAACAAGCCTGTGTACGAAGAAAATGATGAAAGAACGCTAATTGATACGTTAGCAGACACATTCATTTCTGACCCCGAAGAGGTTATGATTACAAAGGAGGAGCTTGAAAACGCTATAAATGTTATTACTGGATGTCTTTCACCTTTTGAGTTCAAGGTTTTAAGCCTTTACCTTGAAGGAAGGAGTTATCAAGAGATTGCTGATATGATTCACAAGGATGTAAAATCAATTGACAATGCTCTTCAAAGGGTTAAAAAGAAGATTGAAAAGTACTTGGCTCCAGCTGATAAATGAACAAAGAAGGATGACCGGCAGTCTATTTATTGCCCGGTCATCTTTTTGTTTATTGTAAAAATTTCAATCTATATTATAATATATTTGTCCAATCTTTTTTTAAGGAGGGTAAAAAGGGTGAGAAAGATTTCATTTGGGACAGATGGCTGGAGAGGAATTATAGCAGACGATTTTACTTTTGAGAATGTAAAAGTTGTTGCTCAGGCAATATCTGAATATGTTTTAGAAACCTACGAAAACCCGACAATAATAATTGGATATGACTATAGATTTCACTCAGAAAATTTTGCAAAAGTGTGTGCTGAGGTTCTAAGTAGCAATGCGATACACGTTTTTCTTTCAAAACAGCCGATTCCAACACCAGCTTTAGCACATGCTGTTGTTAAAAAAGGTGTAAGCGGAGCAATAATGATAACAGCAAGTCACAACCCATATTACTACAACGGAATAAAGTTTATTCCACACTATGGTGGACCTGCCAACACACAGATTACAGATAAGATAGTAAAAAACGTGGAAAGAATCCAGAAAGAAGGACTTGGCAGTTTAAATCCTGAAGAAAAACTTATTGAATACTTTGATTACAAAGAAGAATATATAAATGATGTTTTGAACTTGATAGACAAAAAGGTATTTGAGGGGAAAACTTTAAAAGTTCTTGTAAATCCTATGTATGGCTGTGGAATAGGGTATGTTGATGAAGCGCTCAAGAGGCTTGGATGTGAAGTAAGGGTAATTAATAATTGGCGCGACCCGCTTTTTGGTGGACATTTGCCAGAGCCTAATCTGGAGAATATGAAAGACCTTTTAGAGGTTATAAAGAGCGAAAAGTTTGACTTAGGCCTTGCAACAGATGGGGATGCAGACAGGTTTGGTGTTGTGAATCCAGATGGAGAGTATATTTCGGCAAATGAAGTAATCTTTATGCTTGCAGACTATTTGATAAAAACGCGTGGGAAAGCATCATCAATTGCAAGGACAGTTGCAACAACTTCTATGCTCGACAAAATTGCACAGAAGCACAATATGCGTTGCATTGAAACACCTGTTGGGTTTAAATATATTGCAGAGTGTTTGATGAAAGAAGATAGCCTAATCGGTGGAGAGGAATCTGGAGGGCTTTCCATAAAAGGGCATGTGCCTGAAAAGGATGGAATTTTGGCTGACCTTTTGGTTGCAGAGGCAGTTGCAAAGCTTCAAAAATCTCCAAAAGAAATTTTAAGGAGCATTGAGTCTGAGTATGGAAAGCTTTATAATAAAAGAATTGATATAAGAACAACTTCTCAGAAGAAAGAAGAGGCTTTGGGAAGAATTAAAAATTTCGGCAAAAGTGAAGTTGCAGGGCTCAAATGTATTGAATACAGAACAAGAGATGGATTGAAGGTTATACTTGAAGATATGTCGTGGTTTTTAGTAAGACCATCTGGCACAGAAGACCTTATAAGAATTTATGGTGAAAGCCCAGATGAGCAGAAATTAGAGGAAATTTTGCTTGATGTGAGAGGCTATCTTGGATTGTAGAAAATGCAACTTGAAATGTAATAAAGTTGTCTGCTTGATGAATATATAAATTTACAAAAAGCATATTTTTGGAGGTAATTCTGATAATGACCAAGTTAAAAGTTGCTGTTTTATTTGGAGGAGTTTCAACAGAACACGAAATATCCATAGTTTCGGCAAAATCAATTATGCAAAATATGGATAAAGAAAAATACGAAGTAATTCCAATAGGTATAACAAAAGAAGGAAAATGGCTCTTGTACACAGGCAAAATTGAAGATTTAGATAGCAAGTGGACTCAGTTTTCTATAGAATGTTTTGTTTCTCCTGATAGAACCAAAAAAGCACTTGTAAAAATAAAGGATAGTGAAGCTACTTTTATAGATATAGATGTAGTATTCCCAGTTTTGCATGGAATGAATGGTGAGGATGGTACAGTTCAGGGGCTTTTAGAGTTATCCGACATACCATATGTGGGTTGCGGAGTTCTTTCGTCGGCTATATGTATGGACAAAGCATTTGCTAAAAAGCTTGCGCTTTTAGAAGGAATACCACAGGGGCATTTTTTGGTTGTATACAAAAACGAATATTCAGCTAAAAAAGATTATTTCATAAAAAGAATAGAGAGTGAGTTTTCGTATCCTGTTTTTGTAAAGCCTGCAAACTCAGGCTCGTCTGTGGGTATATCAAAAGCGAAAGATAGAGAGGACCTTGTTTTGGCAATACATGAGGCTTTTTTGTATGATACAAAGATTTTGATTGAACAGGCTATAAACGCTCGGGAGATAGAATGTGCAGTTTTGGGAAATGATGAAGTATTTGTGTCTGAGCCGGGAGAAATAATTCCGTCAAGAGAGTTTTATTCGTATGAGGCAAAATATATTGATAATTCATCAGAGCTTATCATCCCGGCAAGACTTCCAAAGGAAGTTATTGAAGAAATAAAAGATTTGGCAGGAAGGATTTACAAGATTTTTGAGTGCTGTGGAATGGCAAGAGTGGACTTTTTTGTTGATAAAGATACGAACAAAGTGTATTTCAACGAGGTAAACACAATACCTGGTTTTACAAGTATTTCGATGTATCCAAAACTTATGGAGTTCAGTGGCATTCCGTATTCTCAGCTCATTGATAAACTAATTTCTCTTGCCATTGAGAAAAATAGACAGAAAAAAAGCATAAAATACAGCAAAGAGGGCTGAAATAGCTATGGATTTGCGACCAATCGGTATATTTGATTCTGGTTTGGGTGGGCTTACTGTCTTTAAAGAGATTGTAAGTCTTATGCCAAATGAAAGTATTGTGTATTTTGGAGATACGGCAAGAATTCCATACGGTTCTAAGTCTAAAGAAACAGTTACAAAGTTTGCAATGCAAAACACAAGGTTTTTGCTATCAAAAAATGTTAAGATAGTGGTTGTGGCATGTAACACTGCCTCTGCGTATGCATATGAAGCTTTGAAAGCAAAATTTGACATTCCTATTGTTGCAGTAATTGAACCTGGGGCTGAAGCAGCAGTAAGAGCTACTAAAAATAAAAAAATTGGAATTATAGGGACGGAAGGAACAATATCAAGTGGTGCTTTCGAAAAAAAAATACTAGAACTTGATAGTAATATAAAAGTTTTTTCAAAGCCGTGTCCTCTTTTTGTCCCGCTTGTAGAAGAGGGATGGACAGATAAAGAGGTAACTTATCTTGTTGCGAAAGAGTATTTAGAAGAGTTCAGTGAAAAGGAAATAGATACTCTCGTTCTGGGATGCACACACTATCCTTTTTTACAAGATGTCATAAAGAAGATATTGCCGGACGTTGTGCTAATAAATCCTGCACTTGAAACAGCTAAACAGGTGTTTGAGGTTTTAAAGCAAAAAGATATGTTAAACACTACAAACGATGAACCAACATATTATTTTTATGCAAGCGACAATCTCAAAAAATTTGAGTCTGTAGCTTCGATATTTTTAAATGAAAAGATAAAATGTGAAGAGAAAATAGACATAGAGAGGTACTAAAAATAGCCATTTTTTGGGGTGTGGAAGTATGAAAAAAGATGTTTTGATTTACGTAAAAGGCACGCAGGAATACCCCATAAACAGTTTTGAAAATAGCATAGAATTTTTTACAGAAGGTAAGTTCTATAAAAAGGGAGAAAGTTATTTTGTGACATATAAGGAAAGTGAACTGACCGGTCTTGCAGGTACGACAACAACTTTTAAGATTCAGCCCGACCTTATAACCTTAATCCGCTGGGGTGATGTTACATCAACCTTTATATTTGAGCCTGGCAAAAGACACATCTCCACATATATAACCGACCAGGGAGTTATCATGATTGGAGTTTATACAAAGAAGATGAAAGTTGACTTGGATGATAGTGGTGGAGAAGTTTTAGTAGAGTATGCTATAGATTTAGATTCGCATATGATGTCTGAAAATGACTTTTTACTTAAAATCAAAGAGGCAGGTGTAAAAAATTGAATTTAGTAAAACTTGCAAAACAGCAGATTCAAGATGTAGTTCAAAATGCCCTAAAAAGCTGTATTGATAAAGGGATATTTGAACTTGACAGCATCCCAGATATAATGATTGAAAAGCCGAAAGAGAAGTCTCATGGTGATTTTGCAACAAACATAGCAATGGAGCTTACAAGAAAACTTAAGAAAAATCCAAGAGAGATTGCAAATAGGATTTTTAACGCAATTGATTTATCAAATACTTTCATTGAAAAGGTTGAAGTAGCAGGTCCAGGATTTATAAATTTCTTTTTCAAAAAAGACTGGCTTTACAAGGTTGTGGATGTGATTTTGTCTGAAAGCGACGACTATGGAAAAGTAAATATTGGAAATGGCAAAAAAGTGATGGTTGAGTTTGTCTCAGCGAATCCAACTGGTCCCATGCACATGGGGAATGCCCGCGGAGGTGCGCTGGGGGATTGCCTTGCAAACCTTTTAAAATGGGCAGGATACAATGTCACAAAGGAGTTTTATGTCAATGATGCTGGGAACCAGATAGAAAAGTTTGGACAGAGCCTTGAGATTAGATACAGACAACTGAAGGGTGAAAATATAGTTCTTCCAGAAGATTGTTATCATGGTGAGGATATAATCGAAAGGGTAAAAGAATATTTGGATGAGTATGGGGATGATTTAGCGAATTTATCTTCAGATGAGAGAAGAAAAAAGCTTGTTGAATTTGCCCTAAAGAGAAATATTTTGCTTATGAAAGAGCACTTGAGAAAATATGGTATTGAGTATGATGTATGGTTTCATGAAAGTAGCCTTTATGAAAGTGGAGAAGTTTTTGAGACAATTGAGGATTTAAAATCAAGAGGATACACATACGAAAAGGATGGGGCACTGTGGTTTGCAGCTTCAAAGATAGATGAAACCTTGAAAGATGAGGTTTTGATAAGAGCAAATGGGATTCCAACCTATTTTGCAGCTGATATTGCTTATCACAGAAACAAGTTTGAAAAAAGAGGCTTTGACATTGTGATAGACATTTGGGGTGCTGATCATCATGGGCATGTTGCAAGAATGAAAGCTGCAATGAAGGCGCTCGGAATTGACCCCGAAAAGCTCATAGTAATTCTTATGCAACTTGTGAGACTTGTAAGAGGTAAAGAAGTTGTTAGAATGTCTAAAAGAACAGGTAAAGCGATAACCCTTATAGACCTGATTGATGAAATTGGTAAAGACGCTGCAAGGTTTATGTTCAATACAAAATCAGCAGATACCCACATTGAGATAGATTTAGACCTTGTGACCCAGCAGACACTTGACAACCCTGTGTTTTATGTCCAGTACGCTCATGCAAGAACATGCGGAATCATTAGAGCTCTTTCAGAAGAAGGGATTGTATTAGATAAAAGTAAAATAAAAGTAGAACTTTTGCAGCAAGAGGAAGAGCTTGAACTTTTGAAAAAGCTTTTAGAGCTTCCTGAAGAAATTGAGATAGCAGCAAGGAACTTAGACGTTAGCAGAGTAACAAAGTATCTTTTAGACTTAGCATCTATGTTCCATGCTTTTTATAACGCGTGCAGAGTTAAGAATGAAAATGAAGAACTGATGTTTACAAGGCTTTCTCTTGTTGAGTGTGTAAGAATTGTCATAAATAACATGCTAAGACTGCTTGGAGTTGACGCTCCAGAGAAAATGTAATTGCTTTCGATGTCTCTTACCCATTTTTTACAAAAGGGTAAGAGACTTTTTTATTTATTTTTCACGAAAATCTCATTAAAATTATTTAATCTATTGTTTGTTTTTTGAGATGTGTGATATAATTTAAATAGTAAATAAAAAGTTCGATTAGGAGTATTTAATATGGATTTTATTGGTTATCTGATAAGAAATATATTCTTTCCTTTAATGGAAACGTTTAAAGGAAATACAATAAGAAAGAAACTAGATATTTTATTACAAAAAAGTAGAGCTTCTCAAAAAAAGATTGAAGATGTTCAGAGAGAAGATCTAAAAAAGCTACTGTTGCATTGTATTGAACATGTCCCAGCATATAAAAAGTACAACTATCTCAAAAAAGAAATAGAAGCTTATCCAGAAAGGGCTTTGAAAGAATTTCCCATCTTGGGGAAAAAAGAGTTTTCAGAAAACAGAGATTTTTACTTGTCAGAAAAAGCAGATCTCTCAAAGTGTATCTTAAATAGAACAGGCGGGTCTACAGGCGAGCCTGTAAAGTTTTATATGGATAGAGAAACTGTCGAGTGGTATGAAGCAGCAAGGTATTTGGGACTTTCTTGGTGGGGGATAAACATTGGTGATAGGTGTCTGATGCTTTGGGCTTCCAGAAATGATATTGGAAATGTTAAGGATTTGAAAGGTAAAATTAAAGAGCGAATTTTGAAAAATAGGCTTATAATTTCTTCATGGGAGATAAACGAGAAAAACATAAATAAAATTGCAAAAAGAATCAAGAGATTCAAACCTTTGTACATATACGCATATCCTTCTGCTGCATATAAACTTGCATATCTTTTAAAAGAAAATGGTATAGACTTGAAGTTGAAACTCAAAGGAGTTGTCACCACAGCTGAAAATTTATATGAATACCAAAAAGATTTAATTCAAGAAGTATTTAAATGCCCTGTAATAAACGAATATGGTGCAAGAGATGGCGGAATAATTGCATATCAGTGTCCAAAAGGTAAGATGCATTTGATGACCTTGACAGGATTTTATGAGTTTGTAGATATTGAAGGATTAGAGAATGAAAAGAGAAAATCAATATTGGTAACAGATCTTCACAATTATGTAATGCCAAGGCTAAGATATAGACTTGGTGATGTGGTGACCATTGATGATGAAGGTTGTAACTGCGGAGTAGGATTTCCAACTATTAAAGAAATTGATGGTAGGATTGATGAGATATTTGTTACAAAGAATGGAGAGGTTTATGACAGTCACTTTTTCAATATATTAGCAAGAGAGATGGAAGGAGTGCTACAGTATCAGCTTGTTCAGCATGATTTGGAAAATATGACACTGAAGATTGTAAAAGGCAAAGGATTTAGTGAGAGTGAGGTTGAGAGGTTCATAAAAAATATTAAAAGCAGGTTTGGAGATGTTTCAATAAAGGTAGATTATGTGAATGAAATTGAATGTAGTCTTTCCGGAAAGGTTAGATATATAGTGAGAGAATACAAAATTCCAGCAATGAGAGCTTTGCTCTCATTTTTAAAGATAGCAGTTTCTGTATTTACGATATTCACTTTTGATTTGTAATTTAGAGTGCCTTATTGTGTTTTTTAATTAAAAAAAATTTTGTAGAAAGGGAGGACGGTTGTAAGATGAATCTAAGAAGGCCAAATGCAAATGAAGCAACAGGAACGTTTAACCGCTCGAAAGATGTTGTGCCAATGTCAGGAATTTGTACAAGATGTGTGGATGGGTGTCAAGGGAATTGTGAAATCTTTTTGGCCTCTTTTAGAGGAAGAGAGGTTTTGTATCCAGGACCGTTTGGTGAGGTAACTGCAGGTGCTGACAAAAATTACCCTGTTGATTATTCACACCTAAACATTCAGGGTTATGCTGTTGGAGCAAAAGGATTTCCTGAAGGTGTTGAGCCAAATCCAGATACAGCTATATTCCCAAATGTTGACACATCAACCGAGTATGGTTGGGAAAAGAAGGTTAAAATGAAGGTTCCTATATTCACTGGTGCCCTTGGTTCAACAGAAATTGCACGCAAAAACTGGGAACATTTTGCTGTTGGTGCTGCTATTTCAGGAATTACACTTGTTTGTGGTGAGAATGTGTGTGGGGTTGACCCAGAACTTGAGCTCACATCAGATGGCAAGGTCAAAAAGTCTCCTGAGATGGACAGGAGAATAAATACATATAAGAGATTCCATGAGGGCTGGGGCGAGATTTTGGTCCAGATGAATGTCGAGGATACTCGCCTTGGGGTGGCAGAGTATGTCATTGAAAAACACGGGCTTGACACAATTGAGCTCAAATGGGGGCAGGGTGCAAAGTGTATAGGTGGCGAGATAAAGGTAAAGAGCTTAGAAAGGGCTTTAGAACTCAAAAAGAGAGGATATATTGTTTTGCCAGACCCAACCCAAAAAGATGTTCAGGAAGCGTTCAAGAGAGGTGCTATCAGAGAGTTTGAAAGGCATTCCAGACTTGGATTTGTTGAAAAGGAAAGCTTTTT is drawn from Caldicellulosiruptor diazotrophicus and contains these coding sequences:
- the rlmB gene encoding 23S rRNA (guanosine(2251)-2'-O)-methyltransferase RlmB; translated protein: MRTIEGKNPVKEALKSGAKITEVYISNSAKDKETAQIIDLCRQSGVVVKFVDKSKIDKMAQTKNPQGVIAIAHEFEYCDTDDILFEAKKSGEEPFLVLLDGITDPQNFGSIIRSAHLCGAHGIVIEARNSCPVTPAVEKASAGAVEYMKIARVVNLRRTIEELKEKGIWVFAADASSPKPVYECDFTIPTCIVIGSEGKGISRLVKEGADFLIKIPQKGYVNSFNASVAAGIIFFEVLKQRLKEGEIKGALDG
- a CDS encoding NYN domain-containing protein encodes the protein MHLMVDGYNFINTWENLRKIAEEDLDSARKKLIDILADFSGYKGYKITIVFDSHLVKGAMRQKETISNVEVIFTKEGETADNYIEQYVYKNSKNEKIGVVTSDYLEQLIILGDGALRIPPRELIYEIEHYRKEIKKKEEEKVHKNGRLEDTLEEDIIRKLEKFKKNLE
- a CDS encoding RNA polymerase factor sigma-70; protein product: MTLQKWLLNFKECPDEELVKYSREGVKEALEELLSRYQNFVKAKCRMYFLIGADKEDIYQEGMIGLFKAVRDFDETKYPSFRLFAEMCITRQMITAIKTASRQKHIPLNTYISLNKPVYEENDERTLIDTLADTFISDPEEVMITKEELENAINVITGCLSPFEFKVLSLYLEGRSYQEIADMIHKDVKSIDNALQRVKKKIEKYLAPADK
- a CDS encoding phosphoglucomutase/phosphomannomutase family protein yields the protein MRKISFGTDGWRGIIADDFTFENVKVVAQAISEYVLETYENPTIIIGYDYRFHSENFAKVCAEVLSSNAIHVFLSKQPIPTPALAHAVVKKGVSGAIMITASHNPYYYNGIKFIPHYGGPANTQITDKIVKNVERIQKEGLGSLNPEEKLIEYFDYKEEYINDVLNLIDKKVFEGKTLKVLVNPMYGCGIGYVDEALKRLGCEVRVINNWRDPLFGGHLPEPNLENMKDLLEVIKSEKFDLGLATDGDADRFGVVNPDGEYISANEVIFMLADYLIKTRGKASSIARTVATTSMLDKIAQKHNMRCIETPVGFKYIAECLMKEDSLIGGEESGGLSIKGHVPEKDGILADLLVAEAVAKLQKSPKEILRSIESEYGKLYNKRIDIRTTSQKKEEALGRIKNFGKSEVAGLKCIEYRTRDGLKVILEDMSWFLVRPSGTEDLIRIYGESPDEQKLEEILLDVRGYLGL
- a CDS encoding D-alanine--D-alanine ligase family protein — protein: MTKLKVAVLFGGVSTEHEISIVSAKSIMQNMDKEKYEVIPIGITKEGKWLLYTGKIEDLDSKWTQFSIECFVSPDRTKKALVKIKDSEATFIDIDVVFPVLHGMNGEDGTVQGLLELSDIPYVGCGVLSSAICMDKAFAKKLALLEGIPQGHFLVVYKNEYSAKKDYFIKRIESEFSYPVFVKPANSGSSVGISKAKDREDLVLAIHEAFLYDTKILIEQAINAREIECAVLGNDEVFVSEPGEIIPSREFYSYEAKYIDNSSELIIPARLPKEVIEEIKDLAGRIYKIFECCGMARVDFFVDKDTNKVYFNEVNTIPGFTSISMYPKLMEFSGIPYSQLIDKLISLAIEKNRQKKSIKYSKEG
- the murI gene encoding glutamate racemase, encoding MDLRPIGIFDSGLGGLTVFKEIVSLMPNESIVYFGDTARIPYGSKSKETVTKFAMQNTRFLLSKNVKIVVVACNTASAYAYEALKAKFDIPIVAVIEPGAEAAVRATKNKKIGIIGTEGTISSGAFEKKILELDSNIKVFSKPCPLFVPLVEEGWTDKEVTYLVAKEYLEEFSEKEIDTLVLGCTHYPFLQDVIKKILPDVVLINPALETAKQVFEVLKQKDMLNTTNDEPTYYFYASDNLKKFESVASIFLNEKIKCEEKIDIERY
- a CDS encoding DUF1934 domain-containing protein, translating into MKKDVLIYVKGTQEYPINSFENSIEFFTEGKFYKKGESYFVTYKESELTGLAGTTTTFKIQPDLITLIRWGDVTSTFIFEPGKRHISTYITDQGVIMIGVYTKKMKVDLDDSGGEVLVEYAIDLDSHMMSENDFLLKIKEAGVKN
- the argS gene encoding arginine--tRNA ligase — its product is MNLVKLAKQQIQDVVQNALKSCIDKGIFELDSIPDIMIEKPKEKSHGDFATNIAMELTRKLKKNPREIANRIFNAIDLSNTFIEKVEVAGPGFINFFFKKDWLYKVVDVILSESDDYGKVNIGNGKKVMVEFVSANPTGPMHMGNARGGALGDCLANLLKWAGYNVTKEFYVNDAGNQIEKFGQSLEIRYRQLKGENIVLPEDCYHGEDIIERVKEYLDEYGDDLANLSSDERRKKLVEFALKRNILLMKEHLRKYGIEYDVWFHESSLYESGEVFETIEDLKSRGYTYEKDGALWFAASKIDETLKDEVLIRANGIPTYFAADIAYHRNKFEKRGFDIVIDIWGADHHGHVARMKAAMKALGIDPEKLIVILMQLVRLVRGKEVVRMSKRTGKAITLIDLIDEIGKDAARFMFNTKSADTHIEIDLDLVTQQTLDNPVFYVQYAHARTCGIIRALSEEGIVLDKSKIKVELLQQEEELELLKKLLELPEEIEIAARNLDVSRVTKYLLDLASMFHAFYNACRVKNENEELMFTRLSLVECVRIVINNMLRLLGVDAPEKM
- a CDS encoding phenylacetate--CoA ligase family protein; protein product: MDFIGYLIRNIFFPLMETFKGNTIRKKLDILLQKSRASQKKIEDVQREDLKKLLLHCIEHVPAYKKYNYLKKEIEAYPERALKEFPILGKKEFSENRDFYLSEKADLSKCILNRTGGSTGEPVKFYMDRETVEWYEAARYLGLSWWGINIGDRCLMLWASRNDIGNVKDLKGKIKERILKNRLIISSWEINEKNINKIAKRIKRFKPLYIYAYPSAAYKLAYLLKENGIDLKLKLKGVVTTAENLYEYQKDLIQEVFKCPVINEYGARDGGIIAYQCPKGKMHLMTLTGFYEFVDIEGLENEKRKSILVTDLHNYVMPRLRYRLGDVVTIDDEGCNCGVGFPTIKEIDGRIDEIFVTKNGEVYDSHFFNILAREMEGVLQYQLVQHDLENMTLKIVKGKGFSESEVERFIKNIKSRFGDVSIKVDYVNEIECSLSGKVRYIVREYKIPAMRALLSFLKIAVSVFTIFTFDL
- a CDS encoding FMN-binding glutamate synthase family protein, whose amino-acid sequence is MNLRRPNANEATGTFNRSKDVVPMSGICTRCVDGCQGNCEIFLASFRGREVLYPGPFGEVTAGADKNYPVDYSHLNIQGYAVGAKGFPEGVEPNPDTAIFPNVDTSTEYGWEKKVKMKVPIFTGALGSTEIARKNWEHFAVGAAISGITLVCGENVCGVDPELELTSDGKVKKSPEMDRRINTYKRFHEGWGEILVQMNVEDTRLGVAEYVIEKHGLDTIELKWGQGAKCIGGEIKVKSLERALELKKRGYIVLPDPTQKDVQEAFKRGAIREFERHSRLGFVEKESFLQEVERLRSLGFKRITLKTGAYSAVELAMALRFGAEAKLDLITIDGAPGGTGMSPWPMMNEWGIPTFYLEALAYQFAEKLTKKGFRVPDLAIAGGFSTEDGVFKAIAMGAPYVKAVCMGRALMIPGMVGKNIEKWLKEGNLPKTVSKYGTTPEEIFITYEELREKYGDEIKNIPLGAIGIYTFVQKFKTGLQQLMAGSRNFRISTISRKDLIALTEDAAKISGIPYVMDAYREEAERILEE